The Janthinobacterium tructae genome contains the following window.
CGCCGTTGAGCACGAGGCGGATGGCGTTGACGGCCGAGTCCGTCGTCAGCGCGCGGTTGCCGGCCAGCGGCGGGTAGCCGGGTGGCACGCCCTTGCCGTCGGCCTGGTGGCAGCTCGCGCATTGCGCCTCATACAGTTTCGCGCCCAGCGCCAGTTGCTGCCGACCTTGCTCCGAGGTGTCGCGCGGCGCCTTTTTCGCCGCTTGCGCGGGGCCGGGCAAGCTTTTCAGGTACACGGCCATCGCCTGCACGTCGGTGCTGCCCATGTGCTGCAAGCTTTGCCGCACCACCTCGGCCATGGGGCCGAAGACGGTGGCGCGCGGCGAGACGCCCGTTTGCAGCAATTCCACGATATGCGCCGTGTCCCAGTCACCGAGGCCTGCTTCCGCGTCCGACGTCAGCGAGGGCGCATACCAGCCCAGCACGGGGATCAGGCCGCCCGACAGGCCGTCGTCGCTGCCGCCCAGCGTGGTGCGGCTGCTATGGCAGGCGCTGCAGTGGCCCAGGCCCTGCACCAGGTAGGCGCCGCGGTTCCATTCCATGCTTTTAGTCGTGAGCGGCTGGTATACGCCCGGCTTGAAATACAGCGCGCGCCAGGCGGCCAGCGCGATCTGCTGGTTGTAGGGGAAGCGCAGCGCGTGCGGTGCGTTCGCCTGCCTGTGCGGCGGCACGCTCTGGAAATACGCGTACAGCGCGTCGCTGTCCTCGCGCTGCACCTTGGTGTAGCTGGTGTAGGGAAAGGCCGGATACAGCAGCCGGCCATCCTTCGACTTGCCATTGTGGATGGCGCGCCAGAAATCGTCTGCCGTCCAGCTGCCGATGCCCGTTTCCTTGTCGGCCGTGAGGTTGGGCGAGAGCACCTTGCCGAACGGCGTCTGCAAGGCCCGTCCGCCCGCGTAGGGCACGCCGCCACGCGTCGTGTGGCATGCCATGCAGTCGCCCGCCTTGGCCAGGTAGGCGCCGCGCGCGACCAGCTGCTGCGGGCTCAGGGTGCTGGCAACGGCGGGCGGGCCGATGTCGTCGTCCGGGTACAGCAGGAACTTGGCGCTGCCGCCGGCGATCAGCACCAGGCCTGCCGCGATCATCCATTTCTTCATGGCGCCACCTGCGCGGTAGAACCTGGCACGCCGCCACAGTGCAGCGGCAAGGGCAGGGCGATGCCGCTGGCGGGACGCGCGTCGGCGCTGGCCACCTGCGTGCCCAGCCAGGCCGAGACGGCGCCCACATCCGCGTCCGACAGGCGCTGCGCCACTTGCGCCATGCAGTCGGGCGCATGGGCGCGGCGGATGCCGTTCTTCCAGGCGCCCAGTTGGGCGTTGATGTAGTCGCGCGGCAAGCCCAGCAAGCCGGGGATGGCGGGCGCCACGCCGGCCAGTTTCTCGCCATGACAGGAGATGCAGGCGGGAATCTTTTTCCCACTGTCGCCGTGCAGCACCAGCTGCTTGCCACGCGCCAGGGCTGTCGCACCGGCGCTGCTGGGCTGGGCCGGCGGCGGGGCAGGGTGCTGCGCCGCAAAATACTCGGCGATTTCACGCAGGTAATCGTCCGGCAAGTGCTCGACCATGTAGTTCATCATCGGATACTGGCGCCTTCCCTCGCGGAAATTGAGCAGCTGGTTGTACAGGTAGCCGGCCGGCTTGCCGGCGATGCGGGGAAAGAAGGCGTCGTGGCGTTCCTTGGGCGCATGGCAGGCCGTGCACGCCTTGATGCGCTGTTCCAGGCTGTCGTGGCCGACTGGCACGCTGGCCGGTGCGGCCAGCGCCATGCCGGGCAAGGCGCAAGCCAGGGCCAGCACCAGCACAAGGGGGGAATGCGGTAGCATGGAGAGTTGCATGGGGAAATAACCTGTCTCGTCGGTCGGTGGCGTGCCGGTGTTGCTGCCCGGATGTTGTTACCCTAGCATATAACGGGCGCTGTCACTGTGACAGGATCAGTTGTGCAATAAAAATACGGATCAGTTTGAGGAGCAGGGTTGAAACGATATGAAGAATTGGCGGAAGAAGTCGCCGCCATGATCAGCACGCAGCTGTTGCTGCCTGGTGATAAGTTACCTTCCGTGCGCCAGCAGCATGCGCGCAGGGGCGTGAGCCCGTCGACGGTGTTCCAGGCGTATTATTTGCTCGAAGCGCGCGGCATGATCGTCTCGCGCCCCCGCTCCGGCTATTACGTGGCGCCGCAGCGCGCCGCGCTGGCACCCGAGCCAGACAGCTCGCGCCCGCTCGACGCCAGCACCACCGTCGATGTCAGCGACCTGGTCTTCGAGGTGCTGGGTGCCGTCGGCGCGCGCGATATCGTGCCCTTCGGCTCGGCATTTCCCAGTCCGCATCTGTTTCCGATGGAACGGCTGGCGCGTGCCGTGTCGGCCAGCATGCGCCGCCTCGACCCCTGGAGCACGGTCACGGATTTATCCCTGGGCAATGCGGAATTGCGCCGCCAGATCGCGCTGCGCTACCAGCTCGACGGCGTGCTCGTTTCCAGCGACGACATCGTCATCACGAATGGCGCGCTGGAAGCGCTGAACCTGTGCCTGCAAGCCGTCACGCGGCCCGGCGACACGGTACTGATCGAGTCGCCCAGTTTCTATGCCTGTTTGCAGGCGCTGGAGCGGCTGGAACTCAAGGCCGTCGAGATAGCCACCAGCCCGCGCGACGGCGTCGACCTGGCGGCGCTGGAAGAGTTGCTGCAACGTCACCAGCCCAAGGCGTGCTGGCTGATGACGAGTTTTCAGAATCCCCTGGGCAGCCTGATGCCGCCGGAAAAGAAACGCGCACTGGTGGCACTGCTGGCGCGCCATGGCGTGCCGCTGATCGAGGATGATGTGTATGGCGAGCTGTATTTCGGCAAGCAGCGCCCCGGCCTGACGAAAAGCCATGACAGTGCGGGTCTGGTCATGCATTGCAGTTCGTTCTCGAAGACGCTGGCGCCCGGTTTTCGCCTGGGCTGGGCCGTGGCGGGCCGCTACGCGCGCCAGGTCGAGCGTTTGAAACTGACCACCAGCCTGTCGGCGCCGATACCGCTGCAGATGGCGCTGGCCGATTACCTGGCGCACGGCGGCTACGACCGCCATTTGCGCCAGCTGCGGCTGACCCTGGCGGCGCAGCAAAACACCATGCTGCAAGCCATCGCCGTGCATTTTCCGCCCGGCACGCGGGTGACGCGGCCGCAGGGCGGCTATTTCGTCTGGGTCGAGATGCCTGCCGGCATCGATGCGCTGGCCTTGCACCGCAGCGCGCTGGCGGCCGGCATCAGCATTGCGCCCGGCCCCATCTTTTCCGCCACGCGCGCGTTCCGTCATTGCATCCGTCTCAATTACGGCCACCCGTGGAGCGCGCAGCTGGAAGAAGCCATCGCCACGCTGGGGCGGCTGGCGCTGGCGGCAAGCGGCGCGTGAAAAAAAAGTCCCTTGCGGCAGCAAGTGTTTCATTCCAAAAAGAAATATTGCTGTTATATTGATGTATCTATAACTAGTGATGGGAATGATAATGGATAACACGCAGCCGGAAGTGGGTCGTACGCAAGATACGACGCTGGCCATTTTGTCCCACGTTGGCGGCTTGTTCACCAGCTGGGTGGCGCCGCTGATCATTTATTTGATCAAGAAGGATGATGCGGATAAATTTTCGGCCGAGAACGCCCGCGAGGCGCTGAATTTCCAGATCACCCTGATCATCTGGTATTTCGCCTGCTTCATCCTGTCGTTCGTGCTGATTGGCCTGTTCCTGTTCTGGGTAGTGGCGCTGGCCAACCTGGTGTGCTCGATCGTCGCGGCCGTCAAGGCCAGCAATGGCATCACTTACCGTTATCCCTTGACCTTGCGCCTCGTCAAATAAGCTTGCGCCGGCCGCCGGGTTTCATCCCGGACGGCCGGGCAGGGCCAGGAAGGCGGCAAAGTCGGGCGCCACCGTGCTGGTGGCGCCTGTTTCGTGCGACCACAGCACGACCACCGGTTCACCGCTCGGCCCCGTTTGCGCATAGTCAAAGCAGTAATAGTCGCCCGTGCCGAACTGGGCAAAGGGCAGCAGGGTACTCGCATCGTTGCCGCCATCCACATTCTCCAGCCATTCCTGCCAGCTCGTGTTGTAGTGGCGCGCTATCGATTCCCACGTCTTGCGCGCATTGGTTTCATCGTAGACGGGAAACACGCTCAAGGCGCCCAGCGCGCGGCC
Protein-coding sequences here:
- a CDS encoding DUF4870 domain-containing protein, with product MDNTQPEVGRTQDTTLAILSHVGGLFTSWVAPLIIYLIKKDDADKFSAENAREALNFQITLIIWYFACFILSFVLIGLFLFWVVALANLVCSIVAAVKASNGITYRYPLTLRLVK
- a CDS encoding c-type cytochrome; its protein translation is MKKWMIAAGLVLIAGGSAKFLLYPDDDIGPPAVASTLSPQQLVARGAYLAKAGDCMACHTTRGGVPYAGGRALQTPFGKVLSPNLTADKETGIGSWTADDFWRAIHNGKSKDGRLLYPAFPYTSYTKVQREDSDALYAYFQSVPPHRQANAPHALRFPYNQQIALAAWRALYFKPGVYQPLTTKSMEWNRGAYLVQGLGHCSACHSSRTTLGGSDDGLSGGLIPVLGWYAPSLTSDAEAGLGDWDTAHIVELLQTGVSPRATVFGPMAEVVRQSLQHMGSTDVQAMAVYLKSLPGPAQAAKKAPRDTSEQGRQQLALGAKLYEAQCASCHQADGKGVPPGYPPLAGNRALTTDSAVNAIRLVLNGGFAPGTTGNPRPYGMPPFGPVMDDTEVAAVVTYLRASWGNDAPAVSALEVNRYRSVPLE
- a CDS encoding SMI1/KNR4 family protein; the protein is MSKNKSIGTSLAAIAAAEQALGRTLPASYVQWLLPNNGRALGALSVFPVYDETNARKTWESIARHYNTSWQEWLENVDGGNDASTLLPFAQFGTGDYYCFDYAQTGPSGEPVVVLWSHETGATSTVAPDFAAFLALPGRPG
- a CDS encoding PLP-dependent aminotransferase family protein, which gives rise to MKRYEELAEEVAAMISTQLLLPGDKLPSVRQQHARRGVSPSTVFQAYYLLEARGMIVSRPRSGYYVAPQRAALAPEPDSSRPLDASTTVDVSDLVFEVLGAVGARDIVPFGSAFPSPHLFPMERLARAVSASMRRLDPWSTVTDLSLGNAELRRQIALRYQLDGVLVSSDDIVITNGALEALNLCLQAVTRPGDTVLIESPSFYACLQALERLELKAVEIATSPRDGVDLAALEELLQRHQPKACWLMTSFQNPLGSLMPPEKKRALVALLARHGVPLIEDDVYGELYFGKQRPGLTKSHDSAGLVMHCSSFSKTLAPGFRLGWAVAGRYARQVERLKLTTSLSAPIPLQMALADYLAHGGYDRHLRQLRLTLAAQQNTMLQAIAVHFPPGTRVTRPQGGYFVWVEMPAGIDALALHRSALAAGISIAPGPIFSATRAFRHCIRLNYGHPWSAQLEEAIATLGRLALAASGA
- a CDS encoding c-type cytochrome; its protein translation is MLPHSPLVLVLALACALPGMALAAPASVPVGHDSLEQRIKACTACHAPKERHDAFFPRIAGKPAGYLYNQLLNFREGRRQYPMMNYMVEHLPDDYLREIAEYFAAQHPAPPPAQPSSAGATALARGKQLVLHGDSGKKIPACISCHGEKLAGVAPAIPGLLGLPRDYINAQLGAWKNGIRRAHAPDCMAQVAQRLSDADVGAVSAWLGTQVASADARPASGIALPLPLHCGGVPGSTAQVAP